GCCCACCGGGAATTGCTCGGCGACGTGTCCCCGGCCAATTCGGTGTATTTCGTGGCCGGATTGGTCGGCGAGGGCCTTCTGGTCGAGATCGAGGCCGACGCCGTCGTCGGGTCGGGTCGGCCCCGATGACGTGGTCCCTGCGGTTGAACAACGATCTGCCGGCGGCGGATCTGCTGCAGATCGCGCTGCTGGCCGAGGATCTCGGCTGTGACCAGCTCTGGGTGTCCAACGATCTGTACCTGCGCAGCGCGCCGGTGCTGATGGGAACGTTGGCCGCGCGCACCTCCCGGATCAGGCTCGGCATCGCGATCATGAACCCGTACTCGGTGCACGTCTCCGAGCTGGCGATGACGGCCGCCACCCTGGCCGAGGTGTCCGGCGGCCGCTTCCTGCTCGGCATCGGTGCCGGTTCGGAGGAGTTCCTGTCCTGGGCCGGTCTGTCGCGCGCGAAGCCGCTGGCCACCACCGCCCAGGCGGTCGCGGCCCTGCGGCGGATGCTCGGGCACCGGGACGTGTCCGACGCCGACCTGCCGTCCTGGTTCGGGGACCACAGCGTGCTCCGGTTCGAGCAGACGGCGCCGGTGCCGGTGTACGTCGGGGGCATGGCCCCGAAGATGCTGGCCATGGCCGGGCGGCTGGCCGACGGCGCACTGCCCCTGCTGTACCCGCCCGAGCATTTCGCCACGGCCCAAGCGCAGGTGCACGACGGTCTGCGCGTCGCCGGACGGGACCCGGCGGTCTTCGACCTGCCCGCCTGCATCTGGGTGTCGTTGTCCGACAACGCTTCCGCCGCCCGGGCGGCGCTGGCCGAGAAGCTGGCCTACTACGGTCCCTCGATCTCCCCGTACTTGCTGGCCGAGGTCGGCCTGCGGCCGGAGGACTTTCTGGCGGCGGCCGCCCTGGCCCAGCGGGGACGGGCGGCGCAGGCGGTGGCGATGATCGACGAGCGGATGCTCAGACTGGGCATCGCCGGGGACGAGAACGACGTCATCGACCGGTGCCGAGCCTTGCAGCGCCTTGGCGCCGAGCACCTGTCGTTCGGCCCGCCGCTCGGGCCGGACCCGCTCGCCGCGGTGCGGATTCTGGGCGAGCGGGTGATGCCGGCGCTCGGCACCGTGCCGCGGGTCGCGGCCTCAGCCACTCTCACCACCAACGGAGGCACGACATGACCGCACCCGCGGAGAGCTCCGCCCAGGAAGCGATCTGGGCCGCCACCCTGGACATCTACGCCGGATTTCTGGCCGCCGACCGGCCGCGAATCGACTCTCATCTGCACCCGGACGGGACGTTCTGGGATTCCGAGGAGGCCGAGCTGATCCGCGGGAAGGCCCAGCTCGACGCGGCGCGGGACCGCCGCCCGGCCGCGGGCGACGGACCGTCCGTGGTGGCCCTGGACGCGACCGATCCGGTGATCGACGTCTGGGGTGACACCGCGGTCGCCCGACACTGGCTGACCGTTCGGTTCGACGACGATGACGTTGCCCCGCAACATGTGCGGGTCACCGGCGTGTGGCGCCGGGTCGACGGTCGATGGCTGGCCGTGCACAACCACGAGGACGTTCGGGTCAGCCCTCGATGACGCCGAGCACTCCGGACTCCGCGGATCGGGCCGACCGATCGATGACGCTGTTCGACCTCCGGGTGACGGTCGAGAGCATCGAAGGCCGCTCGGTGTGCGGGATGCAGGTCGGCGACCATTTCGAACTCGACCATTCCTCCCGGCTACGGATCCCGGAGGGCAAGCACTTCTGCGTGTTCGCCCTGCAGTCGGTGTTGCCGTTCCTGGCCGCCAAACAACGGCAACTGCCGGCGGCCGACTGGCTGGAGACCGATTCGCTGATCTGCTGTCCCGACCCGGAGGAACGGCTGGTGATGCGGATCGAGCGCACCCGGACCCGCACCATGGACGCCGGCGACCTGACGTGACGCGGGGCCCGCGCCGGGTCGAGATCGGCCTCGGTCTGCAGTCGGACAAGCCGGTGGGGCAGTACGCCCGGCTGGCCGTCCTGGCCGAGAGTTACGGATTCGACGTCGTGAGTGTGTTCGGCGATCTGCTGTTCCAGCCGCCGATCGTGCCGTTGCTGGAGATGGCGCGGAGCACGACCCGGGTCCGGCTGGGCGCGGCCTGCTGGAACCCGTTCACCCAGCACCCCTACGAGATCGCCGGCCAGTGGCTGGCGCTGGATGCCGCGTCCGACGGGCGCGCCTACCTCGGGTTGGCCCGCGGAACCTGGCTGGGCGCGATCGGAGTGGCGCAGCCTCGGCCCGCGGTGGCCGTCGAGGAAGCGATCGGGGTGATCTCGGCCCTGGTGACCGGCGACGACTCCGGCCGCCCGGGCGACCTCTTCTCGCTGGCTCCCGGAGTGCGGCTCCGGTACCCGACCAGCGGCCGCCGGCCGCCCGTGCTGATCGGGACGTGGGGACCGAGGCTGGCGGCGGTGGCCGGCCGGATCGCCGACGAGGTGAAGATCGGCGGCACCGCGAACCCGGCCACGGTGGGGGTGATGCGGGAGCGGATCGCCGTCGGCCGGATGGCGGCCGGTCGCCCGGCCGAGGCGGTGGGAGTGGTGGTCGGCGCGGTCACCGTCGTCGACCGCGACGGCGTCGCCGCCCGGCGCCGGGCCCGCACCGAGGTGGCGATGTACCTGGCCGTGGTGGCCGATCTGGATCCGACCGTGCAACTCGAGCCGGCCCTGCTGGGGGAGATCAACCGGTTGGTCGATCTCGGTCGGCACGGGGCGGCCGGTGAGCTCGTTCCCGACGACGTCCTGGATCTGTTCGCCTTCTCCGGAACCCCGGAACAGGTGGCCGCCCAGGCACAGGCGCTGATCGATGCCGGGGCGTCGCGGGTCGAGTTCGGCACCCCGCACGGGCTGACCGACCAGGGCGGGGTCGCGTTGTTGGGCGCCGAGGTGCTGCCGCTACTGAGACGCTGAGCGCAGTCCGAACGTCCGGTCGATCATGTCGTCGACCTGGGCGCGCAGATCCGGCCAGTGAAATGTCGAGCGGGCCGTCCGCAGATGGACGATGCCGTGCACGAAGTTCCACAGGTTCGTCGAGACGATCTCGACCTCGCGGTCAAGGGGTGGACGGTCGAGCGCCGCGCTGACCACGGTGACCAGGGAGTTGAACGCCTCGAGGCCGATGGTCATCCCGTTCGGGCCGAGGATGGTGCCCTTGGTCGAGGCCGAGAACATGACGCGGTAGTGGCCGGGGTTGGCCAGCCCGAACGTCACGTAGCCGTGTCCGATCGCCCGCACCTGCTCCACCGGGTCACCACCGGCACCGGCGACGGCGGCGTCGAGGCACTCGGTCAGCTCGGCGAATCGCTTGAGCTTCACCGCCAGGATCAGCTCGTCGAGGTCAGCGAAGTGCAGGTAGATGGAGGTGGTGGCAATGCCGACCGCCCGGGCCACCGCGCGCAACGACATCGACGCCACGTCGCCGGTCTCGGCCAGCAGCGCGCTCGCCGCCTCGATGATCTCGGTTCGCAGGGCCTCGCCGCCGCCCCGCCGTGAGGGGGTGCGGCGTTGCGTCGGGGTGTCCGCCATGGTGCCCATCCTCTCCCAGCTCGCGTGGACGATTCCAGCCGATCTATTGACAACTGTAGCGCTACAGCTGTACACCTAGCGTCGGACCTTCCCACAACACCTGTAGCCCAAGAGCTGGGAGCTCGCCGTGACCACAACCTCCATGTCCGATCCCACGGCGCCCTTCGCGCCGGGCCCGCACCGGGTGCGTCCCGGTTGGACGCTCGTCCTGGTCTGCGCGGCCATGTTCATGTTGCTGCTGGACATGACTATCGTGACGGCGGCCCTGGCCAACATCCAGAAGGACCTGAACTCCTCGCTCGGCTCTCTGCAATGGGTGGTCGACGCCTATACGCTGCCGGTCGCCGGGCTGTTGCTCACCGCGGCCACCATCGGTGACCGGATGGGCCGGCGGCGGTTGTACCTGGCCGGCATGGCCGTCTTCACCCTGGCCTCCCTTGGTTGCGCGTTGGCCGGAGACGCGTTGACGCTCAACATCATCCGCGCGGTCCAGGGCCTCGGCGCGGTGATGCTCTTCGGGGTCGGACTACCGCTCATCGCGGCCGCCTTCCCGGATGCGAAGAAGCGGGCCGGGGCCATCGGTGCCTTCGGCGCAACCCTGGCCGCGGCCACGGCGGTCGGCCCACTGCTCGGTGGTGCGCTGGTCGATGGGCCGGGCTGGCGGTGGATCTTCCTGATCAACGTCCCGATCGGGGCCGCTGCGCTCGTCGGCGCCCGGTTCGTGCTGACCGAGTCCCGGGCCGCCGTGGCTCGCAAGGCCGACTGGCCGGGCACCATCGCGTTGTCGGCCGCGTTGGTGGCCCTGGTCTACGGATTGATCCGCAGCAGTGACGAGGGGTGGGGGTCGGCTCCGGTCATCGTCCTGATGGGGGTGACCGTCGTGCTGCTGGTCGCGTTCGTCGTCCGGGAACAGCGCACCCCGGAGCCCATGCTCGACCTGTCCCTGCTCCGGCGTCCCTCCTTCGTCGGCCCGGCGCTGCTGGCCCTGATCAGTTCGGCCACGCTGGTCGCGTCGACCAGCTACATCGCGCTCTACTTCATCAACACCCTGGGCTACACGCCCTTCCAGGCCGGTCTGCGCTTCCTCCCGCTGACCGTGGCATCGTTCCTGGCCGCACCCCCGGCCGCGCGGTTCGGCCATCGCGTCCAGACGCGCTACCTGATGCCGCTCACCGGCGCGTTGGTCGCGATCGGCCTGGCCACCATGACCGGGCTGAACGGCTCGTCCTCGTGGACCCACCTCGTGCTCGGTTTCGTCCTGTCCGGGGTCGGGCTGGGCATGAGTTCGGCGCTGACCTCACAGGCCGCCCTGGCTGCGGTGCCGATCGCGCAGGCCGGCATGGCGACCGGGACGGTCAACACCTTCCGGCAGATCGGTCTCGCCGCCGGCGTCGCCGCACTCGGGTCGATCTTCACCGCCCACGTCACATCGGCCATGGACACGCGCGTGTCCGCGCTGCCGCTGACCGTGTCCGCGCGCGACGAGCTGGCCTCCGCGGTCGGGTCAGGAGGCGGCGTGCAGGTCGCGTCACACGTCCCGGGGGCGATTTCGGCCCAGGTGGCGGAAGCCGCCCGCGCGGCGACGGCCGGCGGGGTGAACGCCGTGTTCGTCGTCGGCGCCGTGGCCGCGGCGGCCGTCGCCGTCATCTCTTTCGTTCTGATGCAGCGTGGCCGCCCGGTTGCCGGTTGAGCGACCGATGGTGCGCCCCGGCCCCGGCCCCGGCCCCGGGCCTCGGTCACGGCCCTCAGTGGCCGCGGACGATCCATTCGTCCAGGTGCGGTGCTTCGGCGCCGATCGAGGTGTCGTCGCCGTGACCGGTGTGCACCACCGTCTCGGCGGGCAGGGTCAGCAGACGCGAGCGGATCGATTCGATGATCGTCGGGAAGTCGGAGAACGAACGCCCGGTCGCGCCGGGGCCGCCGTTGAACAGGGTGTCACCGCTGAAGACGGCGCCCAGTGCGGGGAAGTACACGCACACCGCTCCCGGCGCGTGCCCCGGCGTGTGCATGACCGTGCCCTCGATGCCGGCCACGACGATGACCTGGCCGTCCGTCAGGTCGACGTCGGGCCGGCGATCGGGATGCTTCTGGCCCCACAGGTGGGCATCGGCGGGGTGCAGCAGGATGGGTGAACCGGTGAGCGTCGCCAGTTCCGGGGCGGCGTCGATGTGGTCGTCGTGGCCGTGGGTGGACAGGATGGCCACCAGCCGGCGCGGACCGATGGCGTCGGCGATGGCGGAGGCGTCGTGGGCCGCGTCGATCACCAGCACCTCGTCGTCGTCGCCGATCAGCCAGACGTTGTTGTCGACGTCCCAGGTGCCGCCGTCGAGCGAGAACGTGCCGGAAGTGACGATCTTGTCGATGCGCGCTGCCACAGGACTCCTTCACACGGGCACCCCGGGACGGGGCGCGAACAGTTCCAGTTTTTCACGGATCACCCGCCCGTCCGCGCCCATCACCCGCCTGCGCGGTCTGCGGGCCTCGCTATCGGGTAAGCACAGGCTAAGCTGACCTGGTGTCCTCGAAGCCGAAGAAGGAATGCTGCGTCAGCAAGCCGAAGTGCGGTCGCTGTCCGCTGCGGATGCTGGCCGAGGGCACGTTGCCGTCCGGCTACACCGTGAAGAAGCGGAAGCTGGTCAAGATCAAGTAGTCCCTCAGACGTACTCCGGCGCGGTCAGCAGCAGCCACTGGGCCAGGTGCGCGGCGAAGGAACTGCGTACAAGCACCTTGATCAGGTCGTCGTCGGTCCAGGCCGGTCCGTCGCTGAACAGCACCACCGCGCACTGGGCCAGAACCGACTGCGCGCAGGTGCTCTCCGGCAGCCGGTCCAGATCCAGGGCGACGCCGTGGGCCAGCATCCGGCGGGCGTTGCGGCCGGAGATCCGGAGCATGGTGCGGGACGCCGACACGTCGGTGACGGCACCGGGCTCGTCGCCCAACGCGGTCCGCAACCTCAACTCCAGTTCGGCGGCATGGCCCGGGCCGGCCAGCACCAGGAACTCGTCCGGCCCGAGAGCCAGGACGGCGTCGCTGTGCGCGTAGGTGACCTCTCCGGTGGTGGCCGGCAACGTCGTCCCCAGGGCCGACTCCACCGCCGCGGCGCCGGCCGTTCCGTGCCGCGCCCGCACCAGAACCATCGACATCAGGGGTGATTCGGCGATCCGGACCCCGGCGTGAGCCGGATGCGAGAGTGCGGCGAACTCGTCGCAGTAGGTGCGCAGCGGCGAGACCGGCAGGGCCGCGGCGAGGGTGAGGGCTGGGATCGGATCACCGTCGCCCGCCGGGTCGCCGTCGCGGCGCTGCCCGTCCGGGTCGACCACCACTGGTCCGGTCACCACCACCGGCTGCGGCACGTCGTCGACGACGACGTAGACCGTCTCGCCGATCCGGTCGCGGCCGCCCTTGAGCAGGGCCAGGGCGAACGTCCGGTCGAGGGCCGCCGAGGGGTAGGACGAGGTCACGTGTCCGAGCATCGGCACCGGGGGAGGGGGAAGCGTCGGCGTGGCGACGATCTGGGCGCCCTCGGGCAGCAGCAGCCGCTCGTCGCGGGGGAGCAGTGCGATCAGGTGCTTGCGATCAGGCCGGTCGTTGTCGGGGCGCGCATGCGAGCGCTTGCCGATGTAGTCGGCCTTTTTCTTCGACACGACCCAGCTCATCCCGAGATCCTGCGGCGTGATGGTGCCGTCGGTGTCCTGACCGATGATCGGGTAACCCTTCTCGGCCCGCAGCACGTGCATGGCCTCGGTGCCGTACGGGGTCAGCCCGACCGGCTCGCCGACCGACCAGACGGCGTCCCACAGGGCCGCCGCGTCGTGCCAGGCCACGTTGATCTCGTACGCCAGCTCACCGGAGAACGAGATCCGGGCCACCCGGGCCGGCAGGGCGGCGACCACGGTGTCCCGCCAGGCCATGAACGGGAAGTCCTGGTTGGACACGGCCAGATCCGGGGCCAGTGCCGCCAGCAGGCTGCGGGAGCGCGGCCCGACCAGGGCCATGGTGGCCCACTGTTCGGTCACCGAGCAGCACCAGACCCGCATCTCGGGCCACTCCGTCTGCAGCCATTCCTCCATCCAGTCAAGGATTTTCGCGGCATTGCCGGTGGTCGTGGTGACCAGGTAACGCTCGGTGGAGAGACGGAACACGGTGCCGTCGTCGATGGCCATGCCGTCCGGCCCGCACATCACGCCGTAGCGGATCATGCCGACCTTGAGGGTGGACATCAGGTTGGTGTAGAGCATGTCCAGGAAGGCCGGCGCGTCCGGCCCCTGGACGTCGATCTTGCCCAGGGTGGATCCGTCCATGAAGGCCACACCGGTGCGGGCGGCGGCACACTCGCGGGCGACCGCGGCGTGCATGTCCTCGCCCGGGGCCGGATAGAACCAGGG
This window of the Nakamurella panacisegetis genome carries:
- a CDS encoding TetR/AcrR family transcriptional regulator; amino-acid sequence: MADTPTQRRTPSRRGGGEALRTEIIEAASALLAETGDVASMSLRAVARAVGIATTSIYLHFADLDELILAVKLKRFAELTECLDAAVAGAGGDPVEQVRAIGHGYVTFGLANPGHYRVMFSASTKGTILGPNGMTIGLEAFNSLVTVVSAALDRPPLDREVEIVSTNLWNFVHGIVHLRTARSTFHWPDLRAQVDDMIDRTFGLRSASQ
- a CDS encoding nuclear transport factor 2 family protein, with the translated sequence MTAPAESSAQEAIWAATLDIYAGFLAADRPRIDSHLHPDGTFWDSEEAELIRGKAQLDAARDRRPAAGDGPSVVALDATDPVIDVWGDTAVARHWLTVRFDDDDVAPQHVRVTGVWRRVDGRWLAVHNHEDVRVSPR
- a CDS encoding LLM class flavin-dependent oxidoreductase, which produces MTWSLRLNNDLPAADLLQIALLAEDLGCDQLWVSNDLYLRSAPVLMGTLAARTSRIRLGIAIMNPYSVHVSELAMTAATLAEVSGGRFLLGIGAGSEEFLSWAGLSRAKPLATTAQAVAALRRMLGHRDVSDADLPSWFGDHSVLRFEQTAPVPVYVGGMAPKMLAMAGRLADGALPLLYPPEHFATAQAQVHDGLRVAGRDPAVFDLPACIWVSLSDNASAARAALAEKLAYYGPSISPYLLAEVGLRPEDFLAAAALAQRGRAAQAVAMIDERMLRLGIAGDENDVIDRCRALQRLGAEHLSFGPPLGPDPLAAVRILGERVMPALGTVPRVAASATLTTNGGTT
- a CDS encoding TIGR04076 family protein; translated protein: MTPSTPDSADRADRSMTLFDLRVTVESIEGRSVCGMQVGDHFELDHSSRLRIPEGKHFCVFALQSVLPFLAAKQRQLPAADWLETDSLICCPDPEERLVMRIERTRTRTMDAGDLT
- a CDS encoding MBL fold metallo-hydrolase, whose product is MAARIDKIVTSGTFSLDGGTWDVDNNVWLIGDDDEVLVIDAAHDASAIADAIGPRRLVAILSTHGHDDHIDAAPELATLTGSPILLHPADAHLWGQKHPDRRPDVDLTDGQVIVVAGIEGTVMHTPGHAPGAVCVYFPALGAVFSGDTLFNGGPGATGRSFSDFPTIIESIRSRLLTLPAETVVHTGHGDDTSIGAEAPHLDEWIVRGH
- a CDS encoding MFS transporter, with amino-acid sequence MTTTSMSDPTAPFAPGPHRVRPGWTLVLVCAAMFMLLLDMTIVTAALANIQKDLNSSLGSLQWVVDAYTLPVAGLLLTAATIGDRMGRRRLYLAGMAVFTLASLGCALAGDALTLNIIRAVQGLGAVMLFGVGLPLIAAAFPDAKKRAGAIGAFGATLAAATAVGPLLGGALVDGPGWRWIFLINVPIGAAALVGARFVLTESRAAVARKADWPGTIALSAALVALVYGLIRSSDEGWGSAPVIVLMGVTVVLLVAFVVREQRTPEPMLDLSLLRRPSFVGPALLALISSATLVASTSYIALYFINTLGYTPFQAGLRFLPLTVASFLAAPPAARFGHRVQTRYLMPLTGALVAIGLATMTGLNGSSSWTHLVLGFVLSGVGLGMSSALTSQAALAAVPIAQAGMATGTVNTFRQIGLAAGVAALGSIFTAHVTSAMDTRVSALPLTVSARDELASAVGSGGGVQVASHVPGAISAQVAEAARAATAGGVNAVFVVGAVAAAAVAVISFVLMQRGRPVAG
- a CDS encoding 2Fe-2S iron-sulfur cluster-binding protein produces the protein MTSSRLASGGRINRRRPLSVTFDGQVLDAFDGDTLASAMLASGVQIAGHSVMLGRPRGISSAGPEEATAVIQVEKPFPEPMLTATTVEAVDGLDARGIFGQGRLAADGDPHAYDAIHHHCEVTIVGAGPAGLAAALTAGKSGERVLLIDERPKAGGALLTRTEMAWADSIVGELAGMRNVVHLQRTTVTGYYDDNFLIAVERRTGHLSAESTDGAVRERIWRIRSGRVVLATGAHERPIVFAGNDVPGVMLAESVRVYLQRYGVLAGEQVVVFTAHDDAYRVAGELMAAGAAVVVVDPRMPEDHVADPDPELTTGAVLVGSVVVGTETGDDGGLTAVLVRDAAGEIRTVPADLLAVSGGWNPAVHLYSQAGGKLVFDPIVGSFVPDGARQRVTVVGSASGLRTTGDCVADGAAVGADTGLTGNNIIVPPGDDLPAEVTPPAAVYLVADPDADPHTLTTHFVDVQRDVTVADLVRATGAGLASVEHVKRYTTAGTAHDQGKTSGVLATAVIAHVLGVEPGELGTTTFRPPYTPISFAALAGRERGDLYDPVRTTGAHPWHVAHGAEFENVGQWKRPWFYPAPGEDMHAAVARECAAARTGVAFMDGSTLGKIDVQGPDAPAFLDMLYTNLMSTLKVGMIRYGVMCGPDGMAIDDGTVFRLSTERYLVTTTTGNAAKILDWMEEWLQTEWPEMRVWCCSVTEQWATMALVGPRSRSLLAALAPDLAVSNQDFPFMAWRDTVVAALPARVARISFSGELAYEINVAWHDAAALWDAVWSVGEPVGLTPYGTEAMHVLRAEKGYPIIGQDTDGTITPQDLGMSWVVSKKKADYIGKRSHARPDNDRPDRKHLIALLPRDERLLLPEGAQIVATPTLPPPPVPMLGHVTSSYPSAALDRTFALALLKGGRDRIGETVYVVVDDVPQPVVVTGPVVVDPDGQRRDGDPAGDGDPIPALTLAAALPVSPLRTYCDEFAALSHPAHAGVRIAESPLMSMVLVRARHGTAGAAAVESALGTTLPATTGEVTYAHSDAVLALGPDEFLVLAGPGHAAELELRLRTALGDEPGAVTDVSASRTMLRISGRNARRMLAHGVALDLDRLPESTCAQSVLAQCAVVLFSDGPAWTDDDLIKVLVRSSFAAHLAQWLLLTAPEYV
- a CDS encoding LLM class flavin-dependent oxidoreductase; this encodes MTRGPRRVEIGLGLQSDKPVGQYARLAVLAESYGFDVVSVFGDLLFQPPIVPLLEMARSTTRVRLGAACWNPFTQHPYEIAGQWLALDAASDGRAYLGLARGTWLGAIGVAQPRPAVAVEEAIGVISALVTGDDSGRPGDLFSLAPGVRLRYPTSGRRPPVLIGTWGPRLAAVAGRIADEVKIGGTANPATVGVMRERIAVGRMAAGRPAEAVGVVVGAVTVVDRDGVAARRRARTEVAMYLAVVADLDPTVQLEPALLGEINRLVDLGRHGAAGELVPDDVLDLFAFSGTPEQVAAQAQALIDAGASRVEFGTPHGLTDQGGVALLGAEVLPLLRR